A part of Melittangium boletus DSM 14713 genomic DNA contains:
- a CDS encoding SDR family NAD(P)-dependent oxidoreductase, whose product MKRAYAVVTGASSGIGRELAMILAREGYALVLVARRTDALRELADRLLQAHGTPCVVVGADLALPGGVDSLVREVSERGLDVEFLVNSAGFGLAGAFDALPAGPQLGMIDLNVRALTALTHALLPAMVVRRRGYVLHVASMAAFQPGPLMAVYYATKAYVLSLSSALHEELRGKGVHVTALCPGYTETEFASRAADGPKPRLFEGPFGRGDPRQVAEAGFRAVKRGRAVVVPGLRNRLGTWFMLLSPRALQVRITRYINSSAA is encoded by the coding sequence ATGAAACGGGCATACGCGGTGGTGACGGGGGCCTCCAGTGGGATAGGCCGGGAGCTGGCGATGATTCTCGCGCGCGAGGGCTATGCGCTGGTGCTGGTGGCGCGGCGCACCGACGCCCTGCGGGAGCTGGCGGATCGGCTGCTCCAGGCACATGGCACGCCCTGCGTGGTGGTGGGCGCGGACCTCGCCCTGCCTGGCGGCGTGGACTCCCTGGTGCGGGAAGTGTCGGAGCGCGGGCTCGACGTCGAGTTCCTGGTGAACAGCGCCGGCTTTGGCCTGGCGGGTGCCTTCGACGCGCTGCCAGCCGGGCCGCAGTTGGGGATGATCGATCTCAACGTCCGGGCCCTCACCGCGCTCACCCACGCCCTCCTGCCGGCGATGGTGGTGAGGCGGCGCGGGTACGTGCTCCACGTGGCGTCGATGGCCGCCTTCCAGCCCGGCCCCCTCATGGCCGTCTATTACGCCACCAAGGCGTATGTGCTGTCCCTGTCCAGCGCGCTCCACGAGGAGCTGCGAGGCAAGGGCGTGCACGTGACGGCCCTGTGCCCGGGCTACACGGAGACGGAGTTCGCCTCGCGGGCGGCGGATGGGCCCAAGCCCCGGCTCTTCGAGGGACCGTTCGGCCGGGGAGATCCGCGCCAGGTGGCCGAGGCGGGCTTCCGGGCCGTCAAGCGGGGCCGGGCCGTGGTGGTGCCCGGGCTTCGCAACCGGCTGGGCACGTGGTTCATGCTCCTGTCCCCCCGGGCACTCCAGGTGCGCATCACCCGGTACATCAACTCGAGCGCGGCATGA
- a CDS encoding B-box zinc finger protein — protein MQTASTPCPNHPTSPATFTCARCGSFACEACRSPQASTWCASCAARYASPGLPVSEVLGDTFGFLMRHPGPIALLAGYHILFGLAQLPFNMAMQEAIKSGNLFPFMTDRLPSWIVLIVGGSVFSSIAYALFIRFAGDALEGPPRPTGELVNAGLRRALPVLGTNLLLGIALGVGFILCLAPGVFLSVTLALALPATVLHPSGPIDALSFSWTRTRGHRGNLFLLLVILGAIFMGVGIVNAGVNLVVTPMGLGGMAVGSVITQALSGTCVALMLAMLVCCYLRLTGRWLPVGTSR, from the coding sequence ATGCAGACCGCGTCGACCCCCTGTCCGAACCACCCCACCTCTCCCGCCACCTTCACCTGCGCCCGCTGTGGCTCGTTCGCGTGTGAAGCCTGCCGGAGCCCCCAGGCGAGCACGTGGTGCGCCTCCTGCGCGGCGCGCTACGCCTCGCCGGGCCTGCCCGTGAGCGAGGTGCTGGGCGATACCTTCGGCTTCCTCATGCGCCACCCCGGGCCCATCGCGTTGCTCGCCGGCTACCACATCCTCTTCGGCCTGGCCCAGCTTCCCTTCAACATGGCCATGCAGGAGGCGATCAAGAGCGGCAATCTCTTCCCGTTCATGACCGATCGGCTGCCCTCGTGGATCGTCCTCATCGTCGGGGGGAGTGTCTTCTCGTCCATCGCGTACGCGCTCTTCATCCGCTTCGCCGGAGACGCGCTGGAGGGCCCGCCACGTCCGACGGGCGAGCTGGTGAACGCGGGGCTCCGCCGCGCGCTGCCCGTCCTGGGGACGAACCTGTTGCTCGGCATCGCCCTGGGCGTGGGCTTCATCCTGTGCCTGGCACCGGGCGTCTTCCTGTCCGTGACCCTGGCCCTGGCGCTCCCCGCCACGGTGCTCCACCCCTCCGGCCCCATCGATGCCCTGTCCTTCTCGTGGACGCGCACCCGGGGCCACCGCGGCAACCTGTTCCTCCTCCTGGTCATCCTCGGAGCGATCTTCATGGGGGTGGGCATCGTGAACGCCGGGGTGAACCTCGTGGTGACGCCCATGGGCCTGGGCGGCATGGCGGTGGGCAGCGTCATCACCCAGGCCCTCTCTGGCACGTGTGTCGCCCTGATGCTGGCGATGCTCGTCTGCTGCTACCTGCGGTTGACTGGCCGCTGGCTGCCCGTGGGCACGTCCCGGTAG
- a CDS encoding carotenoid oxygenase family protein yields MSVPGAMMRSPGLPPGPLRLEVREGRWPAGLSGHTFVIGPTPLSGQPFFFGPGAVHRLDLTPVDGHLTWHTGLVMTEGLQVLSQLPSQLFEDPRFPLLFGPVPNAANTALIPIQDGRLLATFDAGRPVEIDPRALAYVTSVGALREWKVTAPGVVQPLVMTPAHPFFDPFETRLYTTNTTSMPLHGTSLSREELDTWVCRWDGEGAVRRWHVSGAPFSQYIHEVLATRSFLAWTDSAVYPREPGERWGLPRTLPQNPYTDIAIVRKRDLVDGARDVEARVIRVPLEGAHIFADYDDDGERLTLWLAHANSIELPTVVAPGDLNHFTGQPVDPELYGLFTQADLNPFGRYVIHVDGGEVESHSQVLSPELWGLGLFTRDQRPSALPRQRAAWLAYSGFEPGALTQRMVRLYGGHPHRVVPVERLPRERKPSALARVDLEGMWVTDGYSLGEGRIASSPTWIPGDGGEGWLQALVWSEHDTEVWLFRANRLSAGPVARLGAEGFRLPFTLHTAWMPELRERTSGYRVDFAEDIGPDYRRLPAPVRDAVERVAAYRDVPTGSQRPVNRR; encoded by the coding sequence ATGTCCGTACCCGGTGCGATGATGCGCTCCCCCGGTCTGCCGCCGGGCCCTCTGCGGCTCGAGGTGCGCGAGGGGCGCTGGCCCGCGGGTCTGTCCGGCCACACCTTCGTCATCGGTCCCACGCCCCTGTCGGGCCAGCCCTTCTTCTTCGGGCCCGGCGCCGTGCACCGGTTGGACCTGACGCCCGTCGACGGGCACCTCACCTGGCACACGGGGCTCGTGATGACCGAGGGCCTTCAAGTCCTCTCCCAGCTTCCGTCCCAGCTCTTCGAGGATCCCCGCTTCCCGCTGCTCTTCGGACCCGTGCCCAATGCCGCCAACACGGCCCTGATTCCCATCCAGGACGGACGTCTGCTCGCCACCTTCGACGCGGGCCGGCCCGTGGAGATCGATCCCCGCGCGCTCGCCTACGTCACCTCCGTGGGAGCCCTGCGCGAGTGGAAGGTCACCGCGCCCGGCGTCGTCCAGCCGCTCGTCATGACCCCGGCGCATCCCTTCTTCGATCCCTTCGAGACGCGCCTGTACACCACCAACACCACGAGCATGCCGCTGCATGGCACCTCGCTGTCCCGCGAGGAGCTCGACACCTGGGTATGCCGCTGGGACGGGGAGGGGGCCGTGCGGCGCTGGCATGTGAGCGGCGCGCCGTTCTCCCAGTACATCCATGAAGTGCTCGCCACGCGCTCGTTCCTCGCGTGGACCGACTCCGCTGTCTACCCCCGTGAGCCCGGCGAGCGCTGGGGCCTGCCTCGCACGCTCCCTCAAAACCCGTACACGGACATCGCCATCGTGCGCAAACGCGATCTCGTGGACGGGGCTCGGGACGTGGAGGCGCGTGTGATTCGCGTCCCCCTGGAGGGCGCCCACATCTTCGCGGACTACGACGACGATGGAGAACGGCTCACCCTCTGGCTCGCGCACGCCAACTCCATCGAGCTGCCCACCGTGGTGGCGCCCGGGGATCTCAACCACTTCACCGGCCAGCCCGTGGACCCGGAGCTGTACGGCCTCTTCACGCAGGCGGACCTCAACCCCTTCGGCCGGTACGTGATCCACGTGGACGGCGGCGAGGTGGAATCCCACTCCCAGGTGCTCAGCCCCGAGCTGTGGGGCCTGGGTTTGTTCACGAGGGATCAACGGCCCTCCGCGCTCCCGCGTCAGCGCGCCGCTTGGCTCGCCTACTCGGGCTTCGAGCCCGGGGCCCTCACCCAGCGCATGGTGCGGCTCTATGGCGGACACCCGCACCGCGTCGTCCCGGTGGAGCGGCTGCCTCGCGAGCGCAAGCCCTCGGCGCTCGCGCGCGTGGACCTGGAGGGCATGTGGGTGACGGATGGGTACTCGCTGGGCGAGGGGCGGATCGCGTCCTCGCCCACGTGGATTCCCGGGGACGGGGGCGAGGGGTGGCTCCAGGCGCTCGTGTGGAGCGAGCACGACACCGAGGTGTGGCTGTTCCGCGCGAACCGGCTCTCGGCGGGGCCGGTGGCGCGCCTGGGGGCGGAGGGCTTCCGGCTGCCCTTCACCCTGCACACGGCCTGGATGCCGGAGCTGCGCGAGCGCACAAGTGGCTACCGGGTGGACTTCGCCGAGGACATCGGTCCGGACTACCGGCGCCTCCCCGCGCCCGTGCGCGACGCGGTGGAGCGGGTCGCCGCCTACCGGGACGTGCCCACGGGCAGCCAGCGGCCAGTCAACCGCAGGTAG
- a CDS encoding methyltransferase domain-containing protein: MIESDVYLLGRGQTEEERLRKQVQELAGEARWLLDQLQIRPGARAIDIGCGPQGGVLDLLSERVGPRGTVVGLDKSKEFVASTREFVAGRQLANVEVVQGDAKATHLPRESFDVVFSRLVLVNIPEPEQVVEEMVSLLRPGGVIASHEADYLSHMCDPPCPAWDRLFEIFQAYSRAKGVDLFVGRRTHRMLRDAGIVELQVNPVIHVYPHGHHRRSIFLDFIQNIRDMVIREGFVKEGELSALMQDLRRHLDDSNTLVVSHLFFQAWGRKP; the protein is encoded by the coding sequence ATGATAGAATCCGACGTCTATCTTTTGGGGCGCGGCCAGACGGAGGAAGAGCGTCTCCGCAAGCAGGTCCAGGAACTCGCGGGTGAGGCCCGGTGGTTGCTTGATCAACTCCAGATTCGCCCTGGCGCGAGGGCGATCGATATCGGCTGCGGGCCGCAGGGTGGGGTGCTCGATTTGCTTTCCGAGCGTGTGGGGCCGCGCGGGACCGTGGTCGGGCTGGATAAGAGCAAGGAATTCGTCGCGTCGACCCGCGAGTTCGTGGCGGGGCGACAGCTCGCCAATGTCGAGGTCGTGCAAGGGGACGCGAAGGCCACCCACCTGCCGAGAGAGTCGTTCGACGTGGTGTTCTCCCGGTTGGTGCTCGTTAACATCCCCGAGCCGGAACAAGTCGTCGAAGAGATGGTCTCGTTGCTGCGTCCAGGAGGTGTCATTGCGAGCCATGAGGCGGACTACCTCTCGCATATGTGCGACCCACCTTGCCCCGCCTGGGACCGTCTGTTCGAGATTTTCCAGGCATACTCTCGTGCAAAGGGCGTCGACCTGTTCGTCGGGAGGAGAACCCACCGGATGCTGCGTGACGCCGGGATCGTGGAGCTTCAAGTGAATCCAGTGATCCACGTCTACCCGCATGGACATCACCGCCGGAGCATCTTCCTCGACTTCATCCAGAACATCCGCGACATGGTCATCAGGGAAGGTTTCGTCAAGGAGGGAGAGCTGAGCGCGCTCATGCAAGACCTGCGGCGCCATCTCGACGACTCCAATACGCTGGTGGTTTCGCACCTTTTCTTCCAGGCTTGGGGCCGCAAACCGTGA
- a CDS encoding EF-hand domain-containing protein, producing the protein MFKLSDFLERRLARRFRAHDNDQNGFLERRDFEISAVRMAEEFGHGPESPARQKLVEISLGLWEHLRKVADLDTDGRISLAEYKAAFAAGLLETAESFNDGYVPYINAVMDIADQDRDGKLTVSEEIRWMGSLMHVPEHVAREGFHRIDKDNDGFITGSELVESIRGFYFDESPDSPGYWLLGPLDS; encoded by the coding sequence ATGTTTAAATTGTCCGATTTTCTCGAGCGCAGGCTCGCTCGGCGCTTTCGCGCCCACGACAACGATCAAAATGGCTTCCTGGAGCGCCGTGATTTCGAGATCTCGGCCGTGCGCATGGCCGAAGAGTTCGGCCACGGGCCCGAATCTCCCGCCCGGCAAAAGCTCGTCGAGATCAGCTTGGGTTTGTGGGAGCACCTGCGGAAGGTCGCCGATCTCGATACAGACGGACGTATCAGCTTGGCCGAGTACAAAGCTGCGTTCGCGGCGGGCCTGCTCGAGACCGCCGAATCGTTCAATGATGGCTACGTCCCCTACATCAACGCGGTCATGGATATCGCGGATCAGGATCGCGACGGGAAGCTCACCGTCTCCGAGGAGATCCGTTGGATGGGCTCGTTGATGCACGTGCCCGAGCACGTTGCTCGAGAGGGGTTCCACCGCATCGACAAGGACAACGATGGCTTCATCACCGGCAGTGAGCTGGTCGAGAGCATTCGCGGTTTTTACTTCGATGAATCGCCCGACTCACCCGGCTACTGGTTGCTCGGCCCGCTCGATTCGTGA
- a CDS encoding DsbA family oxidoreductase produces MNSVKIDIFSDVVCPWCLIGTERLVKVLDAMGLRETARVRYHAFMLRPDAPEAGTNLREELRAKYGADPQAMFARVEAAARESGIALDLSRQTMSYPTPRAHTLLRHAFAKGTQEALARALFQAHFHDAQNISDPDVLRRLAGAHGFTDEETLRLIQDPAELEITRSDAEEARQQGIQGVPFFIFNDRLALSGAQPEGVFREALQQALQG; encoded by the coding sequence ATGAACTCCGTGAAGATCGACATTTTCTCCGACGTCGTCTGCCCGTGGTGCCTCATCGGCACCGAGCGGCTCGTGAAGGTCCTGGACGCGATGGGCCTGCGCGAGACGGCTCGCGTGCGGTACCACGCGTTCATGCTGCGGCCCGACGCCCCCGAGGCCGGCACCAACCTGCGCGAGGAGCTGCGGGCGAAGTACGGCGCGGATCCCCAGGCCATGTTCGCCCGGGTCGAGGCCGCCGCCCGCGAGAGCGGCATCGCGCTCGATCTGTCCCGTCAGACCATGAGCTACCCCACCCCGCGCGCCCACACGCTGCTGCGCCACGCCTTCGCCAAGGGCACTCAGGAGGCCCTGGCCCGGGCGCTCTTCCAGGCGCACTTCCACGACGCCCAGAACATCTCCGATCCGGACGTGTTGCGGCGGCTCGCGGGCGCGCACGGCTTCACCGACGAGGAGACGCTGCGGCTGATCCAGGATCCGGCGGAGTTGGAGATCACCCGGAGCGACGCGGAGGAGGCCCGGCAACAGGGCATCCAGGGCGTGCCGTTCTTCATCTTCAATGACCGCCTCGCCCTGTCGGGCGCCCAGCCCGAGGGCGTGTTCCGCGAGGCCCTGCAGCAAGCGCTCCAGGGATAA
- a CDS encoding DUF1206 domain-containing protein, which produces MNELGRKAAELKQRGDQLGEKALRHPWMVRLARLGYLAKGVVYAVVGVLALQVAFGQGGEMTDTRGALASLAGETWGAVLLTVLAVGLTGYVLWRGVQAWMDPDGKGTSAKGLVIRAGYLVSAGIHASLAVAALRLALGAGGVGKHGDQSAQSWTARLLSEPFGQALVAVVGLVIAGIGAWQIHKAWTEKFRDKLRLQELDARHAAWAMHVCKGGIIARGAVFVMMGGFFLLAALHSNPREARGLDGALAALAEQPFGTLLLALAAAGLVAYAVYMAVVSRYRRFLGA; this is translated from the coding sequence ATGAACGAGCTGGGTCGCAAGGCGGCGGAACTCAAGCAGCGAGGCGATCAGCTCGGGGAGAAGGCCCTGCGCCATCCGTGGATGGTGCGGCTCGCCCGCCTGGGCTACCTGGCCAAGGGCGTGGTGTACGCCGTGGTGGGGGTGCTGGCGCTCCAGGTCGCCTTCGGTCAAGGCGGAGAGATGACGGACACGCGGGGCGCACTGGCCTCGCTGGCGGGCGAGACGTGGGGCGCGGTGCTGTTGACGGTGCTCGCCGTGGGGTTGACGGGCTACGTGCTCTGGCGCGGCGTGCAGGCGTGGATGGATCCCGACGGCAAGGGCACGAGTGCCAAGGGGCTGGTCATCCGCGCGGGGTACCTGGTGAGCGCGGGCATTCACGCCTCACTCGCGGTGGCGGCCCTCCGGCTGGCGCTGGGCGCGGGCGGCGTGGGGAAGCACGGCGACCAGAGCGCCCAGTCCTGGACGGCCCGGCTGTTGTCGGAGCCCTTCGGTCAGGCGCTCGTGGCGGTCGTGGGTCTCGTCATCGCCGGCATCGGTGCGTGGCAGATCCACAAGGCCTGGACGGAGAAGTTCCGCGACAAGCTGCGGCTCCAGGAGTTGGACGCCCGGCACGCGGCGTGGGCGATGCACGTGTGCAAGGGCGGCATCATCGCCCGGGGCGCCGTCTTCGTGATGATGGGCGGGTTCTTCCTCCTGGCGGCGCTGCACTCCAACCCGAGGGAGGCACGGGGCTTGGACGGAGCCCTGGCGGCGCTCGCGGAGCAGCCCTTCGGCACGCTGCTGCTGGCGCTCGCGGCGGCGGGACTCGTGGCCTACGCGGTCTACATGGCCGTCGTGTCCCGCTACCGGAGGTTCCTCGGGGCGTGA